Proteins co-encoded in one Flavobacterium sp. M31R6 genomic window:
- a CDS encoding NmrA/HSCARG family protein, whose amino-acid sequence MENKKIISVFGATGAQGGGLARAILADKNSEFAVRVVTRDANSEKSKAFAKLGAEVVEANIDDIQSIKKAIDGAYGAYFVTFFWEHFSVDKELQEVNNFIEAARESHLQHIIWSTLEDTRNWMKLDDDRMPTLHGKYKVPHFDGKGEADHYFREAELPTTFLRTSFYWDNFIHFGMGPQKGEDGNYYIAFPMDDKKLPAIAAEDIGKCAYGIFKKGKELIGKTVGIAGEKLNGNEMAEKLSKVLDKKVLFNPVTPEAYRNFGFPGADDLGNMFQFKRDFNDDFNGARNENFAKELNPELQNFDMWLSVNASKIPIE is encoded by the coding sequence ATGGAAAATAAAAAAATAATTTCCGTGTTTGGTGCCACAGGAGCACAAGGCGGCGGACTTGCCAGAGCAATTTTGGCAGACAAAAACAGTGAGTTTGCTGTAAGAGTTGTAACCAGAGATGCTAATTCAGAAAAATCCAAAGCATTCGCTAAATTAGGTGCCGAAGTAGTTGAGGCCAACATCGATGATATCCAAAGCATTAAAAAGGCAATTGATGGAGCCTATGGAGCATATTTTGTTACTTTTTTCTGGGAACATTTCTCCGTGGACAAAGAACTGCAGGAAGTGAACAATTTTATTGAAGCTGCAAGGGAATCTCATTTGCAGCACATCATTTGGTCAACATTGGAAGACACCAGAAACTGGATGAAATTGGATGATGACAGAATGCCAACACTACATGGCAAATACAAAGTACCTCATTTTGACGGAAAAGGAGAAGCGGATCACTATTTTAGAGAAGCCGAACTGCCCACCACTTTTTTGAGAACCTCATTCTACTGGGACAATTTCATTCACTTTGGCATGGGACCCCAAAAAGGAGAAGACGGCAATTATTATATCGCATTCCCGATGGATGACAAAAAATTGCCAGCCATAGCAGCAGAAGATATTGGTAAATGTGCATATGGAATTTTCAAAAAAGGAAAAGAGTTGATCGGAAAAACCGTTGGTATTGCAGGAGAAAAACTAAATGGAAATGAAATGGCCGAAAAACTTTCAAAAGTGTTAGACAAAAAAGTACTTTTTAATCCCGTTACTCCAGAAGCATACCGCAATTTTGGATTTCCGGGCGCCGATGATCTGGGAAATATGTTTCAGTTTAAAAGAGATTTTAACGATGACTTTAATGGCGCTAGAAATGAAAATTTTGCAAAAGAATTAAACCCTGAACTTCAAAATTTTGATATGTGGCTTTCCGTCAATGCTTCAAAAATACCAATAGAATAG
- a CDS encoding PAAR domain-containing protein codes for MPAAARLTDFHECPMVISGLPPIPHVGGPIIGPGEPTVIIGGLPAARVGDMLVCVGPPDSIIGGSSTVMIGGVPAARMGDQTAHGGSIVLGAFNVMIGG; via the coding sequence ATGCCAGCAGCAGCAAGACTTACAGATTTTCATGAATGCCCAATGGTAATATCAGGATTACCTCCTATTCCTCATGTTGGTGGGCCAATAATTGGTCCAGGTGAACCAACCGTTATAATTGGAGGATTACCCGCTGCCAGAGTTGGTGATATGCTAGTTTGCGTTGGCCCGCCAGATTCAATTATAGGAGGTTCATCAACTGTAATGATCGGTGGAGTTCCTGCAGCAAGAATGGGAGATCAAACTGCTCACGGGGGATCAATTGTACTAGGAGCATTTAATGTTATGATTGGTGGGTAG